Proteins encoded in a region of the Triplophysa rosa linkage group LG6, Trosa_1v2, whole genome shotgun sequence genome:
- the gmppaa gene encoding mannose-1-phosphate guanyltransferase alpha-A — MLKAVILIGGPQKGTRFRPLSFEVPKPLFPVAGVPMLQHHIEACSKLPNMKEILLIGFYQPNEELNRFLSCAQQDFKISLRYLQEYAALGTGGGIYHFRDQILSGGPEAFYVMNADVCSEFPLPEMLDFQKEHGDTYSFVILGTTANRKQSLNYGCIVENEQTDEVLHYVEKPSTFVSDIINCGIYLFTPEIFQHIGTVFQKNQQDMLLEEQSNGWHRAEVIRLEQDIFTALAGQSKLYVYKTDRFWSQIKSAGSAIYASRLYLNQYHKTHPERLAVNEDGGPNIRGNVYIHPTANINPTAVLGPNVSIGTGVTIGAGVRVRESIILHGATLQDHSCVLNSIVGWDSTIGKWSRVEGTPSDPNPNDPYAKIDSETLFRDGKLTPSITILGCNVNIPSEVIILNSIVLPHKDLNRSFKNQIIL, encoded by the exons ATGCTGAAGGCTGTCATTCTTATCGGAGGTCctcaaaagg GTACCAGGTTTCGTCCTCTGTCCTTTGAGGTGCCCAAACCTCTGTTTCCGGTGGCTGGAGTGCCAATGCTGCAGCATCACATTGAAGCGTGTTCTAAG CTCCCGAATATGAAGGAGATCTTACTCATCGGCTTTTATCAGCCCAATGAAGAGCTAAACAGATTTTTGTCATGTGCCCAGCAAGATTTCAAAATATCATTACG ATATCTCCAGGAATACGCTGCTCTGGGCACTGGAGGAGGAATCTATCACTTTAGAGATCAGATCCTGTCAGGGGGTCCAGAAGCGTTTTATGTCATGAATGCAGACGTCTGCTCTGAGTTTCCTCTGCCAGAAATGTTGGACTTTCAAAAGGAGCATGGAGACACTTACAGTTTTGTCATCCTCGGCACCACT GCCAACAGAAAGCAGTCCCTGAACTACGGCTGCATTGTTGAAAATGAGCAAACTGATGAG GTCCTGCATTATGTCGAGAAGCCCAGCACATTCGTGAGTGACATAATCAACTGTGGAATATACCTGTTTACACCGGAGATATTTCAGCACATTGGAACAGTTTTCCAGAAGAACCAGCAGGACATGCTGTT AGAGGAGCAGTCCAATGGTTGGCATCGGGCAGAGGTGATCCGCTTGGAGCAGGACATCTTCACTGCACTGGCAGGCCAGAGCAAGTTATACGTGTACAAAACAGACCGCTTCTGGAGTCAAATTAAATCTGCAGG ATCTGCGATCTATGCAAGCCGCTTGTATCTTAACCAGTACCATAAAACTCATCCAGAGAGGTTAGCTGTGAATGAAGATGGAGGACCAAACATCAGGG GAAATGTTTATATACATCCAACTGCCAACATCAACCCTACTGCTGTG TTAGGTCCAAACGTGTCTATAGGAACAGGAGTAACAATCGGCGCTGGAGTTCGTGTGAGAGAATCCATCATCCTCCATGGTGCTACTTTACag GATCATAGCTGTGTGTTGAACAGTATTGTGGGATGGGACAGCACCATTGGCAAATGGTCGAGAGTGGAAGGAACCCCTAGTGACCCCAATCCTAATGACCCGTATGCCAAAATCGATAGCGAGACGCTCTTCAGAGATGGAAAATTAACACCCTCCATTACAATTCTAG GCTGTAATGTAAATATCCCATCCGAGGTCATCATACTCAACTCGATCGTCCTGCCACACAAAGACCTCAACAGAAGCTTCAAAAACCAGATCATACTGTAG